In the genome of Sander vitreus isolate 19-12246 chromosome 13, sanVit1, whole genome shotgun sequence, one region contains:
- the LOC144528314 gene encoding transcriptional regulator ATRX-like, with the protein MSAAMLSTTTSKLNVLVNKLHEYMAHSTLEDSNGTPTSEDADGLTNRSCSVGNSTEHAATKAGVDTKNSRRKPSVVIKHSGLDESGDSSASEDLDLPVNANGHPDITRLPKGTVLVRPEAVDNGRDDFRGPEFRSRKSGVLSRRRGGVEHMGIVSCTACGRQVNHFQRDSFYRHPALKVLICKSCYKYYLSDDISKDGDGMDEQCRWCAEGGNLICCDFCSNAFCKKCILRNLGRKELSGILESKWYCYVCSPEPLFDLVVACDSVLENMAHLWYQQRKKNRVEPEKSELYHMLPHLPQNIPLDTWDHTGMDGNVVFNYNALQISKNLTKKAKHLVDSTNILNRTFVNFIHTVTTNKHTPAVRNLYLNSFLSVVKGLRKSLAALEDSLKEEFSDLDVMSCWQKLFSDDFDAQPVTEADADISDERCLSDLQKLAAEHLEDYDSDSKGCTDGRTAHACTGENMDSDLNEARQSAQKIGPKPSESGFNMTKKLVVKLTPVPMEQGPSSDALKIEMDIHINDKKSEVKDVSEDEETGVVGAKADSKMSNDNSSASLHPEEEQGNRRSPRVKTTPLRRPSDVKAKTSRSAADSDSDSDPEETSSTVPAKNTEEQSLSRARDDSDSDEVPAALLERAAMTQSSDEPQSDENGGEASTKVAKKCLFWLTKNTPISPEKMRCKRKMLDRSPESDSSNRRVKSRRESGTDSSSDDVDSQKKIKHLNTLRPIGKSHLVKREDQDVARKQSSIQAGKSKAKTRRKAMESSSSTSEDEDDDDDDFGSEGSDQKMKPITEDVALLGAAAFHQSSGDEEQSGPSWAAAEEDDDPENRIAKKMLLAEIKANFSSGEDMSSDEETQEDESDSEGEKEFKQGNKDNETDENGEDLTSESSDTTCDGLNSRHHLLRHKLTLDEGTPSDKAESDVGKPESKRKASSKHLGSDSESDGDSNESEPEDLGMSEELSQSEDEAGEDGLKSSRLSSKEKEASRSYEKKIVPCIWLSDSSSEKSDKEDGDENSDSKGTPKGRKKIRDIIEDENLRAETQEALREEEERRQRLAERKQQMEDRRETIDGKDELSQVACPITTKLILDQDEETKNPLVQVHRNLVTRLKPHQVDGVQFIWDSCCESVKKANSSPGTGCILAHCMGLGKTLQVVTFLHTVLLSENLKFRRALVVCPLNTILNWVSEFKKWQNNMGQDKVTVTELATKKHPAERLRALQRWQSDGGVMIMGYEMYRILSQAQKMNEECKKELQSILVDPGPDFVVCDEGHILRNEVTKISKSLNAIKTQRRVVLTGTPLQNNLNEYHCMVNFIKKNLLGSLNEFRNRFINPIQNGQCADSTSRDVRIMKKRAHVLHAMLVGCVQRRDYSELTQFLPPKYEYVLAVRVSPLQYTLYRYYLDHVTSMGSMTNRATGRIGANLFKDFQVLSRIWTHPWCLQLSFISKENKGYFEKKRIKAAALLRKEETAVVECGLRENKGKEGHTDDRNTAVIVGKKATISSKSQSLDEGWFKNLLTEEDAKILEHSGKMVLLFEILRMAEDLNDKVLVFSQSLISLDLIEDFLKTFHHARYPSSFKAGSWIKNLDYYRLDGSTSAPLRKKWADQFNNASNDRGRLFLISTRAGSLGINLVAANRVIIFDASWNPSYDIQSIYRVYRFGQLKQVFVYRFLAQGTMEEKIYDRQVTKQSLSYRVVDQQQIERHFTLFELTELYVFEPDLLGDPNSKKSKRTTPVLPKDKVLAQLLQTCKDQIVSFHEHESLLDHKQEEELSEAERKDAWAEYEAESTNPPPSSSLNSLDTKTNEQLMELLNSSRANVAEAFKATQRTTSPTIEDYILRVWQQYPQLPEDTVKTKAKIWKVSDEKEKERRQAFYRDIFAQQQTLTHSIRAILKNRRIQVKKPTMTTVTQPGQT; encoded by the exons ATGTCTGCAGCGATGCTGAG CACTACTACCAGCAAGCTGAATGTATTGGTCAACAAGCTGCACGAGTACATGGCTCATTCTACTCTTGAGGACAGCAATGGCACACCAACCTCAGAGGATGCTGATG GTCTGACAAACAGGAGCTGTTCTGTGGGAAACTCAACAGAGCATGCTGCAACAAAG GCTGGAGTGGATACCAAAAACTCAAGAAG AAAACCATCTGTTGTCATAAAGCATTCTGGGCTCGATGAATCTGGGGACTCAAGTGCAAGTGAGGACTTGGATTTACCAGTCAACGCAAATGGTCACCCTGATATCACTAGATTGCCAAAAG gcacTGTACTGGTGAGGCCTGAAGCTGTTGATAATGGAAGAGATGACTTCAGGGGTCCTGAGTTTCGCAGCCGGAAATCGGGCGTACTTTCGAGAAGACGTGGAG GAGTTGAGCACATGGGAATTGTCAGTTGCACCGCATGTGGCCGACAAGTTAACCACTTCCAGAGAGATTCCTTTTATCGACATCCAGCTCTGAAAGTACTTATTTGCAAG TCTTGCTACAAGTATTACTTAAGTGATGACATCAGTAAGGATGGAGATGGAATGGATGAGCAATGCAG ATGGTGTGCTGAAGGAGGCAACTTGATCTGTTGTGACTTCTGTAGTAATGCATTCTGCAAGAAGTGTATTCTAAGAAATTTAGGAAGGAAGGAGCTGTCTGGCATCTTGGAGAGCAAATGGTACTGCTATGTGTGTAGCCCGGAGCCCCTTTTTGACCTGGTGGTGGCCTGTGACAGTGTCCTCGAGAACATGGCGCATCTGTGGTATCAGCAGCGCAAGAAGAACCGAGTAGAGCCGGAGAAATCTGAACTTTATCACATGTTGCCACACTTACCTCAAAACATTCCTTTGGATACATGGGATCACACTGGTATGGATGGTAATGTGGTGTTCAACTATAACGCACTGCAGATTTCTAAGAATCTTACCAAAAAGGCCAAACATTTAGTGGACTCAACAAACATCTTAAACCGGACATTTGTCAATTTCATTCATACTGTGACAACTAACAAGCATACACCTGCTGTTCGCAATCTGTACTTGAACTCCTTTTTGTCAGTAGTTAAAGGTTTGCGAAAATCACTTGCAGCACTCGAGGATAGCCTTAAGGAAGAATTCAGTGACCTGGATGTCATGAGCTGTTGGCAAAAGTTATTTAGTGATGACTTTGATGCACAACCTGTAACAGAAGCAGATGCAGATATCTCTGATGAAAGATGCTTGAGTGACTTGCAGAAATTGGCAGCTGAACATTTGGAAGATTATGATTCTGACTCCAAGGGCTGCACAGATGGGAGAACTGCACATGCCTGCACTGGTGAAAACATGGATTCAGATTTAAATGAAGCCAGACAGAGTGCCCAAAAGATTGGCCCGAAGCCTTCTGAAAGCGGTTTCAACATGACTAAAAAACTAGTAGTAAAACTTACTCCTGTACCAATGGAGCAGGGGCCAtcctctgatgctctgaagataGAGATGGACATCCACATAAACGATAAGAAGTCAGAGGTAAAGGATGTATCGGAAGATGAAGAGACAGGTGTTGTAGGTGCTAAAGCTGACAGCAAGATGAGCAACGACAACTCTAGTGCATCTCTACACCCAGAAGAGGAACAAGGCAATAGACGATCTCCTCGCGTGAAGACGACACCTTTGCGTCGACCAAGTGATGTCAAGGCCAAAACGTCTCGTTCTGCAGCAGACAGTGACAGTGACTCTGACCCTGAGGAAACCTCCAGCACAGTACCAGCCAAAAACACAGAAGAACAAAGTCTGAGCAGAGCAAGAGACGACTCTGACTCAGATGAAGTCCCTGCAGCTCTGCTTGAGCGAGCAGCTATGACACAAAGCTCTGATGAGCCCCAGAGTGATGAGAATGGCGGAGAAGCATCAACTAAGGTGGCCAAGAAATGTCTCTTCTGGCTCACTAAGAACACACCAATCTCACCGGAGAAGATGCGCTGCAAACGTAAGATGCTGGACCGTTCCCCCGAGTCTGACTCAAGTAACAGAAGAGTAAAATCTCGAAGAGAAAGTGGGACAGATTCCTCTAGTGATGATGTGGACTCGCAGAAGAAAATTAAACACTTGAATACGCTGAGGCCAATAGGGAAGTCTCACCTTGTCAAAAGAGAGGATCAAGATGTGGCTAGAAAGCAGAGTAGCATACAGGCTGGAAAGTCTAAGGCTAAAACTCGTCGGAAAGCAATGGAGTCGTCATCGTCCACAAGCGAAGATGAAGATGACGACGACGATGACTTTGGGAGTGAAGGAAGTGATCAGAAGATGAAGCCAATCACTGAAGATGTGGCTTTACTTGGAGCAGCAGCGTTCCACCAATCTTCAG gaGATGAGGAGCAATCTGGGCCCTCGTGGGCGGCAGCAGAAGAAGATGATGATCCAGAAAATAG AATCGCTAAGAAAATGCTATTGGCTGAAATCAAAGCCAACTTCTCCTCGGGCGAAGATATGTCTTCGGATGAGGAAACGCAGGAGGATGAATCTGACTCGGAGGGTGAGAAGGAGTTCAAACAAGGCAATAAGGATAATGAAACGGATGAAAATg GAGAAGACCTGACATCAGAGTCATCTGACACCACGTGTGATGGGCTCAACTCCAGACACCATCTTCTCCGCCACAAGCTAACCTTAGATGAGGGAACACCAAGTGACAAGGCCGAGAGTGACGTAGGAAAGCCGGAAAGCAAGCGAAAGGCCAGCAGCAAACACCTGGGCT CCGATAGTGAAAGTGATGGTGACAGTAACGAGTCTGAGCCAGAAGATCTTGGGATGAGCGAGGAGCTGAGTCAGTCCGAGGATGAGGCCGGTGAAGACGGACTTAAAAG CTCCAGATTATCCAGTAAAGAGAAGGAGGCATCGCGTAGTTATGAAAAGAAGATAGTGCCCTGCATTTGGTTGTCTGACTCCAGCAGTGAAAAG AGTGATAAAGAGGATGGAGATGAGAACAGCGACAGTAAAGGCACCCCAAAAGGACGCAAAAAGATCCGGGATATCATTGAAGATGAAAATCTCCGTGCTGAGACCCAGGAAGCcctcagagaggaggaggagagacgcCAACGGTTGGCAGAAAGGAAACAACAGatggaggacaggagagag ACAATTGATGGAAAAGATGAGCTGTCTCAAGTAGCATGTCCCATCACCACCAAGCTGATTCTGGATCAAGATGAGGAAACCAAGAATCCTCTTGTTCAGGTGCACAGGAACCTGGTGACGAGACTGAAGCCTCACCAGGTGGACG GAGTCCAGTTTATTTGGGACAGTTGCTGTGAGTCTGTGAAGAAAGCCAACTCCTCCCCTGGAACAGGCTGTATACTGGCACACTGCATGGGCCTGGGGAAGACTCTGCAG GTGGTAACTTTCCTCCACACGGTGCTGCTGTCAGAGAACCTGAAATTCAGAAGGGCCCTGGTCGTGTGTCCACTTAATACTATCCTCAACTGGGTCAGCGAGTTCAAGAAATGGCAAAACAACATGGGACAGGATAAAGTGACA GTTACAGAACTGGCTACAAAAAAGCATCCTGCAGAACGACTCAGGGCTCTGCAGCGGTGGCAGAGCGACGGGGGTGTTATGATAATGGGGTATGAGATGTACCGCATCCTGTCACAAGCCCAGAAAATGAATGAGGAGTGCAAGAAAGAGTTACAGAGCATACTGGTGGATCCAG gtccAGACTTTGTGGTTTGTGACGAGGGACACATCCTGCGCAACGAAGTGACCAAAATCTCCAAATCTTTAAATGCCATCAAGACCCAACGAAGAGTGGTGCTAACTGGCACGCCACTACAAAACAACCTAAATGAGT ATCACTGCATGGTCAATTTCATCAAGAAGAATCTACTGGGCTCACTGAACGAATTCCGAAACCGTTTCATCAACCCCATACAGAACGGTCAATGTGCTGACTCCACATCAAGAGACGTCCGAATCATGAAGAAGCGAGCACATGTGCTTCATGCAATGTTGGTCGGGTGTGTCCag AGAAGAGATTACTCAGAGTTAACTCAGTTTCTGCCTCCTAAATACGAGTATGTGCTGGCAGTGAGGGTTTCACCACTTCAGTATACGTTGTATCGCTACTACCTCGACCACGTCACCA gTATGGGCTCCATGACTAACAGAGCAACGGGGAGGATTGGAGCAAACCTGTTCAAGGACTTTCAGGTGCTCAGCAGAATTTGGACTCATCCCTGGTGCCTTCAGCTCAGCTTCATCAGCAAAGAAAACAAG GGATATTTTGAAAAGAAGAGAATTAAAGCGGCAGCTCTGCTGAGAAAAGAAGAAACCGCTGTGGTTGAGTG TGGACtgagagagaacaaaggaaaagAGGGGCATACCGATGACCGCAATACAGCAGTTATTGTTG GAAAGAAAGCAACCATCAGCTCGAAGTCTCAGAGTCTAGATGAGGGCTGGTTCAAGAATCTGCTGACTGAAGAAGATGCCAAAATCCTGGAGCACTCGGGGAAGATGGTGCTCCTGTTTGAAATCCTCAGAATGGCTGAAGACCTGAACGATAaagt gcTTGTGTTCAGTCAGTCGTTGATCTCATTAGATCTAATTGAGGATTTCCTCAAGACTTTTCACCATGCCAGATACCCATCCTCATTCAAAG CgggtagctggattaaaaacctTGACTACTATCGTCTTGATGGTTCCACCAGTGCTCCACTAAGGAAGAAATGGGCAGATCAGTTCAATAATGCCAGCAATGATCG CGGCCGATTGTTTCTCATCTCAACAAGAGCCGGCTCACTTGGCATCAACCTCGTTGCTGCCAACCGGGTCATCATCTTTGACGCCTCATGGAATCCCTCATATGACATACAGAGCATATACAGGGTGTACCGCTTCGGTCAGCTCAAACAAGTGTTTGTGTACCGCTTCTTGGCTCAG GGCACCATGGAGGAGAAGATCTATGATCGCCAGGTGACCAAGCAGTCTTTGTCCTATCGAGTGGTGGATCAGCAGCAGATTGAGAGGCACTTCACCCTTTTTGAACTGACTGAACTTTACGTGTTTGAGCCAGACCTGCTGGGCGACCCAAACTCTAAGAAAAGCAAAAGAACAACCCCTGTTTTGCCAAAG GATAAGGTCCTAGCACAGCTATTA